Proteins encoded by one window of Sphingomonas ginkgonis:
- a CDS encoding mannose-1-phosphate guanylyltransferase/mannose-6-phosphate isomerase: MTSNQVRPVILSGGSGTRLWPVSRASFPKQLLPIGSETSMLCATAERVRGSGFADPIVVASEEHRFFVRKQLEKAGVAVAAILLEPEGRNTAPAATLAAAFAGRDDPAELLLLLPSDHVIEDADGFRAAVEAAIPYARDGGIVTFGARPSDANTQYGYIEYEAGNGDGAAAKPIRRFVEKPDRDTAAAYLEQGNYLWNAGIFLFRADSFLAEVERWMPETLEAIRRALEASQQDGSFVRPEATAFAGTEKISLDYGIMERTDHGFVVPIDIGWSDVGSWEALWRISAKDGADNAIKGEVVAIDTSSSLLESHPGAPAIATVGVENLAVIAVRDAVFVAPLERAVEVKQVVERLERERNSIAVEPSRMVRPWGSYETVERGPRFQVKRIVVDPGGRLSLQMHHHRSEHWIVVRGTAEVTIGDEVRLLHENQSTYIPVGCTHRLANPGKIPLELVEVQCGAYLGEDDIVRVSDVYGRS, encoded by the coding sequence ATGACCAGCAACCAGGTGCGCCCGGTCATCCTCTCGGGGGGATCGGGCACACGGCTCTGGCCGGTATCGCGCGCCAGCTTCCCCAAGCAGCTGCTGCCGATCGGGTCGGAGACGTCGATGCTGTGCGCGACCGCCGAGCGGGTGCGCGGCAGCGGCTTCGCCGACCCGATCGTGGTGGCGAGCGAGGAGCATCGTTTCTTCGTCCGCAAGCAGCTCGAGAAGGCGGGCGTCGCGGTCGCCGCCATCCTGCTCGAGCCCGAGGGCCGCAACACCGCGCCGGCGGCGACCCTTGCCGCCGCCTTTGCCGGGCGCGACGACCCGGCCGAGCTGCTCCTGCTGCTTCCGTCCGACCATGTGATCGAGGACGCCGACGGCTTCCGAGCGGCGGTCGAGGCGGCGATCCCCTATGCCCGCGACGGCGGGATCGTCACCTTCGGGGCACGGCCGAGCGACGCCAACACGCAATATGGCTATATCGAGTATGAGGCCGGCAACGGCGATGGCGCCGCGGCCAAGCCGATCCGCCGCTTCGTCGAGAAGCCCGACCGGGACACCGCCGCCGCCTATCTCGAGCAGGGCAACTACCTGTGGAATGCGGGTATCTTCCTGTTCCGCGCCGACAGCTTCCTCGCCGAGGTCGAGCGGTGGATGCCGGAGACGCTGGAGGCAATTCGGCGCGCGCTCGAGGCGAGCCAGCAGGACGGAAGTTTTGTCCGCCCCGAGGCGACCGCCTTCGCCGGCACCGAGAAGATCTCGCTCGACTATGGGATCATGGAGCGGACCGACCATGGCTTCGTCGTCCCGATCGACATCGGCTGGTCCGACGTCGGCTCGTGGGAGGCGCTGTGGCGGATCTCCGCCAAGGACGGCGCGGACAATGCGATCAAGGGCGAGGTCGTCGCGATCGATACGTCCTCCTCGCTGCTCGAGAGCCATCCCGGCGCGCCGGCGATCGCCACCGTCGGGGTCGAGAACCTCGCCGTGATCGCGGTCCGCGACGCGGTGTTCGTCGCTCCGCTGGAGCGGGCGGTGGAGGTCAAGCAGGTGGTCGAGCGGTTGGAGCGCGAACGCAACTCGATCGCCGTCGAGCCGTCGCGGATGGTGCGTCCGTGGGGCAGCTACGAGACGGTCGAGCGGGGCCCGCGCTTCCAGGTCAAGCGGATCGTCGTCGACCCGGGCGGCCGGCTGTCGCTGCAGATGCATCATCATCGCTCGGAGCACTGGATCGTGGTGCGCGGGACGGCGGAGGTGACGATCGGCGACGAGGTCCGGCTGCTCCACGAGAACCAGTCGACCTACATCCCGGTCGGCTGCACCCACCGGCTCGCCAATCCGGGCAAGATCCCGCTCGAACTGGTCGAGGTGCAGTGCGGGGCCTATCTCGGCGAGGACGACATCGTGCGGGTCAGCGACGTTTACGGCCGAAGCTGA
- a CDS encoding lipopolysaccharide biosynthesis protein yields the protein MSDGGTPAAPVNYRRAALGGAAVTGLGTLTKASLQVAAIIVLARLLTPADFGIMAMVFPIIAFAQVLQDAGLGSAVLQRSEISEPELATMFWLNAAVGIVLALLFLAVSPFVADFYHEPRVQALTAASGTLLLLAALAVQPRTILNRNLRFTTLAISDALSLLVGTLLACGVAWLTGSYWSIFLLSFGASATECVFAWALAGWRPTVRAPLHKVMDLVRFGGHMTLSNIAGYFSRNLDNILIGRVWGATALGFYERAYKVVLMPVLFVHMPLFRLMVPILSRTRDEPERYRRQYLLSYQLSLLLTVPGLTLLASATTIVVGLVMGPKWITGAPIFAWLALTGLFQLVTGPIAMMFVSQNRPRAALVSSVVSSIYTVVAFLIGIRWGAVGVAMAYAISEGIRTPLMVWYATSEGPIRFKDATATTLPFVLAAIVCFVLTRGLLLTQLDETSPLLFTVTTGILLYLVTIPILMINHAGREFLREIFTAVGNMLRRFRKPGLSTPPSA from the coding sequence GTGAGCGACGGAGGGACACCGGCGGCGCCGGTCAACTATCGCCGGGCCGCGCTCGGCGGCGCCGCGGTGACGGGACTTGGGACGCTGACCAAGGCGTCGCTCCAAGTCGCCGCGATCATCGTCCTCGCCCGGCTGCTGACGCCGGCGGACTTCGGGATCATGGCGATGGTCTTCCCGATCATCGCCTTCGCGCAGGTGCTGCAGGATGCCGGGCTGGGTTCGGCGGTGCTGCAGCGCAGCGAGATCAGCGAGCCCGAGCTGGCGACCATGTTCTGGCTCAACGCCGCGGTCGGGATCGTGCTCGCGCTCCTGTTCCTGGCGGTGTCGCCGTTCGTCGCCGACTTCTACCACGAGCCTCGGGTCCAGGCGCTGACCGCGGCTTCCGGCACGCTGCTGCTGCTCGCCGCGCTGGCGGTCCAGCCGCGCACCATCCTCAACCGCAATCTCCGCTTCACCACGCTGGCGATCAGCGACGCGCTGTCGCTGCTGGTCGGGACGCTGCTGGCGTGCGGGGTGGCATGGCTGACCGGTTCCTACTGGTCGATCTTCCTGCTGAGCTTCGGCGCCTCGGCGACCGAGTGCGTCTTCGCCTGGGCGCTCGCCGGATGGCGGCCGACCGTCCGCGCGCCGCTCCACAAGGTGATGGACCTGGTCCGCTTCGGCGGCCACATGACCCTGTCGAACATCGCCGGCTACTTCTCGCGCAACCTCGACAATATCCTGATCGGGCGGGTGTGGGGCGCGACCGCGCTCGGCTTCTACGAGCGGGCCTACAAGGTCGTGCTGATGCCGGTGCTGTTCGTCCACATGCCGCTGTTCCGGCTGATGGTGCCGATTCTCAGCCGCACCCGCGACGAGCCGGAGCGCTACCGCCGCCAGTATTTGCTCTCCTATCAGCTGTCGCTGCTGCTGACCGTTCCCGGGCTGACCCTGCTCGCGTCGGCGACCACCATCGTCGTCGGGCTGGTGATGGGACCCAAGTGGATCACCGGCGCGCCGATCTTCGCCTGGCTGGCGCTGACCGGGCTGTTCCAGCTCGTCACCGGGCCGATCGCGATGATGTTCGTCAGCCAGAACCGCCCGCGCGCGGCGCTGGTCTCGAGCGTGGTGTCGAGCATCTACACGGTGGTCGCCTTCCTGATCGGGATCCGCTGGGGCGCGGTCGGGGTAGCGATGGCCTACGCGATCAGCGAGGGCATCCGCACGCCGCTGATGGTCTGGTACGCGACCAGCGAAGGTCCGATCCGGTTCAAGGACGCCACGGCAACGACGCTGCCCTTCGTCCTGGCGGCGATCGTCTGTTTCGTCCTGACGCGCGGGCTGCTGCTGACGCAACTGGACGAAACAAGCCCGCTGTTGTTCACGGTGACGACAGGCATTCTACTTTATCTGGTCACCATTCCTATCCTGATGATCAATCATGCCGGACGTGAATTTCTACGGGAGATCTTCACGGCCGTGGGCAACATGTTGCGACGGTTCCGCAAGCCGGGTCTGTCGACTCCGCCCTCCGCCTGA
- a CDS encoding GNVR domain-containing protein, translating to MYSFLDWIDAVRYRWKLVALVTGVIGLLAILYIGTAPRKYTASASLLLDSRAPDPIKAEDNPLSPDQTRNAMATQADLIRSPNVATQAAVIAGYDKNPGYVQAWQKQTSGRQPYGDWLAQVMLGQLSVTPGKDTDILEIRGTAKNAKDAAQIANAFAQASVDSQYRLRTQPARAYSNWLAGQLTQAKGRVIEAQNTLSDFVKQTGITNDNAMSTEGTQMAEMVTQLASAEAKSAAARQSNFSGAQARGDAERSQVVQGIRQQISETSGKLADLQAMFGPDYPDVKRTQAQLSTLQSKLNSELSNASGTFSGSRNAEAAAERAAAAASENRLRSLTSQQNARMMKMGTNFAQYNRLKNEFDTAQRNYNDLDQRLTRMRLQGNVPLTDVQVLDHASPPLFPSSPKVGMTMLLALLLGAILGTIAAIVLEFINPRVRSWGGIERRLGVQVVGRIALPRPGPVAISGPAGPRLLEGASS from the coding sequence ATGTATAGCTTTCTCGATTGGATCGACGCGGTCCGCTACCGTTGGAAGCTCGTGGCGCTGGTAACCGGCGTTATCGGCCTGCTGGCGATCCTCTACATCGGCACCGCGCCGCGCAAATATACCGCGTCGGCCAGCCTGCTGCTCGACAGCCGCGCGCCCGACCCGATCAAGGCCGAGGACAACCCGCTGTCGCCGGACCAGACGCGCAACGCGATGGCAACCCAGGCCGACCTCATCCGCTCGCCCAACGTCGCCACCCAGGCGGCGGTGATTGCCGGCTATGACAAGAACCCGGGCTATGTGCAGGCCTGGCAGAAGCAGACCTCCGGCCGCCAGCCCTACGGCGACTGGCTGGCGCAGGTCATGCTCGGCCAGCTCTCGGTCACGCCGGGCAAGGACACCGACATCCTCGAGATCCGCGGCACCGCCAAGAACGCCAAGGACGCGGCGCAGATCGCCAACGCCTTCGCGCAGGCGTCAGTCGACTCGCAGTACAGGCTCCGCACCCAGCCCGCGCGCGCCTATTCCAACTGGCTCGCCGGGCAGCTGACTCAGGCCAAGGGCCGGGTCATCGAGGCGCAGAACACGCTCAGCGACTTCGTCAAGCAGACCGGGATCACCAACGACAACGCGATGTCGACCGAGGGCACGCAGATGGCCGAGATGGTCACTCAGCTCGCCTCAGCCGAAGCCAAGTCGGCAGCCGCCCGCCAGTCCAACTTCTCCGGCGCCCAGGCGCGCGGCGACGCCGAGCGCAGCCAGGTCGTGCAGGGCATCCGCCAGCAGATCTCGGAGACGAGCGGCAAGCTGGCCGATCTACAGGCGATGTTCGGTCCCGACTATCCGGACGTGAAGCGGACCCAGGCCCAGCTCTCGACGCTTCAGTCCAAGCTCAACTCGGAACTGTCCAACGCGTCGGGCACCTTCAGCGGTTCGCGCAACGCCGAGGCAGCGGCCGAGCGCGCGGCGGCGGCGGCGAGCGAGAACCGGCTCCGCTCGCTGACCTCGCAGCAGAATGCGCGGATGATGAAGATGGGCACCAACTTCGCCCAGTATAACCGGCTTAAGAACGAGTTCGACACCGCGCAGCGCAACTACAACGACCTCGACCAGCGGCTCACCCGCATGCGGCTGCAGGGCAATGTCCCGCTGACCGACGTGCAGGTGCTCGACCATGCCTCGCCGCCGCTGTTCCCGAGCTCGCCCAAGGTCGGCATGACGATGCTGCTCGCGCTGCTGCTCGGCGCCATCCTCGGCACCATCGCAGCGATCGTGCTCGAGTTTATCAACCCGCGGGTCCGCAGCTGGGGCGGCATCGAGCGCCGCCTCGGGGTTCAGGTCGTCGGCCGCATCGCGCTGCCGCGGCCCGGCCCGGTGGCGATCTCCGGCCCGGCCGGCCCGCGCCTCCTCGAAGGAGCATCCAGCTGA
- a CDS encoding polysaccharide biosynthesis/export family protein, which translates to MKHHSAALPLVAAAVLLSGCAGSPTLGSGSSAVTVSQALPAPDATISTVDFSNYRIGPRDQLSVEVFGAPELKREGEVDAAGNLSLPLVGTVAVGGKTPGEVRDIVTTQLRGRYIKDPQVTVNITKAVGQSITVDGAVREPGTYPVLGRMTLQQAIAAAKGSSDLANLDNVVVFRNVNNQKMAALFSLKRIRAGQMPDPLVYGNDIVVVGENATRRFLRDLGSVPLLGNFVRFPI; encoded by the coding sequence ATGAAACATCATTCCGCAGCGCTGCCGCTTGTCGCCGCAGCTGTCCTCCTGTCGGGCTGCGCCGGGAGCCCCACGCTCGGGAGCGGCAGCAGTGCCGTGACCGTTTCCCAGGCGCTCCCCGCGCCGGACGCGACCATCAGCACGGTCGATTTCTCCAATTACCGGATCGGCCCGCGCGACCAGCTCAGCGTCGAGGTGTTCGGCGCGCCCGAGCTCAAGCGCGAGGGCGAGGTCGACGCGGCCGGCAACCTGTCGCTGCCGCTGGTCGGCACCGTCGCGGTCGGCGGCAAGACCCCCGGCGAGGTGCGCGACATCGTCACCACCCAGCTGCGCGGCCGCTACATCAAGGACCCGCAGGTCACGGTCAACATCACCAAGGCGGTGGGGCAGAGCATCACCGTCGACGGCGCGGTGCGCGAGCCCGGCACCTATCCGGTGCTCGGGCGGATGACGCTGCAGCAGGCGATCGCGGCGGCCAAGGGCTCGTCCGACCTCGCCAACCTCGACAATGTGGTCGTGTTCCGCAACGTCAACAACCAGAAGATGGCGGCGCTGTTCAGCCTCAAGCGGATCCGCGCCGGGCAGATGCCGGACCCGCTGGTCTACGGCAACGACATCGTCGTGGTCGGCGAGAACGCCACCCGGCGCTTCCTGCGCGACCTTGGGTCGGTCCCGCTGCTCGGCAATTTCGTCCGTTTCCCGATCTAG
- a CDS encoding glycosyltransferase, with product MRETNAGAAATSLRSTPPPRLLIVTGQHFATQPRRVDLHFMADALVRRGVPVDFLSVRLSLLSKLARDDRWGFARTRRWNRWNRIGPLQEEYIWFRLVHAARTRSPMLNRWSAGIEQGAAIPPAVRARLTGYSDILVESGAALFLLPRLRRLAPQARIIYHAADRLETIGAHPRLGGILRDHAGDIDLVHVVAEALRSEVPHQQVVYLPHGLSKEAFAAVDAPSPFAGSRNAVCVGDMLFDADAVETMARAFPDWTFHLFGRKARTGSALPNVVAHGERPFDEIAGYIRHADIGLAPYLDERDADYISQSSMKMIQYSYMQLPIVAPAFAAAGRDHVCAYTPGNPESIVAAFERATRFDRARIDQDGILSWDEKVARLFPAAGR from the coding sequence GTGAGGGAGACGAACGCCGGAGCGGCGGCCACCAGCCTCCGCTCGACTCCGCCGCCGCGCTTGCTGATTGTCACTGGGCAGCATTTCGCGACCCAGCCGCGGCGAGTCGACCTCCACTTCATGGCCGACGCGCTGGTCCGCCGCGGCGTTCCTGTCGACTTCCTCTCGGTTCGGCTCAGCCTCCTCAGCAAGCTGGCAAGGGACGATCGGTGGGGGTTCGCGCGGACGCGCCGGTGGAATCGCTGGAACCGGATCGGGCCGCTTCAGGAGGAATATATCTGGTTCCGGCTGGTCCATGCCGCGCGGACCCGCTCGCCGATGCTCAACCGCTGGTCGGCGGGGATCGAGCAGGGCGCCGCGATCCCGCCGGCGGTGCGTGCCCGGCTGACCGGCTACAGCGACATCCTGGTCGAGAGCGGGGCGGCGCTGTTCCTGCTGCCCAGGCTGCGCCGGCTCGCCCCGCAGGCACGGATCATCTACCACGCTGCCGACCGGCTGGAGACGATCGGCGCGCACCCGCGGCTCGGCGGGATTTTGCGCGACCATGCCGGCGACATCGACCTCGTCCATGTCGTCGCCGAGGCGCTGCGCAGCGAGGTGCCGCACCAGCAGGTCGTCTACCTTCCCCACGGCCTGTCCAAGGAGGCCTTCGCCGCGGTGGACGCGCCGTCGCCGTTCGCCGGCTCCCGCAACGCCGTCTGCGTCGGCGACATGCTGTTCGACGCGGACGCGGTCGAGACGATGGCCCGCGCCTTCCCCGACTGGACCTTCCACCTCTTCGGGCGCAAGGCGAGGACCGGGTCGGCGCTGCCCAACGTCGTCGCCCATGGCGAGCGGCCGTTCGACGAGATCGCCGGCTACATCCGCCACGCCGACATCGGGCTCGCGCCCTATCTCGACGAGCGCGACGCCGACTACATCAGCCAGTCCAGCATGAAGATGATCCAGTACAGCTATATGCAATTGCCGATCGTGGCGCCCGCCTTCGCCGCCGCCGGGCGCGACCATGTCTGCGCCTATACGCCGGGCAACCCGGAGAGCATCGTCGCCGCCTTCGAGCGGGCGACTCGCTTCGACCGCGCGCGGATCGACCAGGACGGGATCCTCAGCTGGGACGAGAAGGTCGCCCGGCTCTTCCCCGCAGCCGGGCGCTGA
- a CDS encoding CpsD/CapB family tyrosine-protein kinase — protein MRLQTSKLVPAQRGSDRALFPERSLDARGVAAQANEEAEGLARPLTPEFVGELRNLLTTLAKGHAVQRTPHRIAVSGAQAEADAPFITASLAITCAGSGYRVLLVDAGLDRPRLHDSFALSPSPGVTELLSSLEPPHLFVQPTSVPNLSLIGAGAPVANYSSLLSRERLFHRIEPLANRFEYIIVACGSLPPSLVGRVAGGADSVILAVKENVSSLRDLSSVVEVLDREGIANPAVLMVS, from the coding sequence ATGCGTCTCCAGACCAGCAAGCTGGTTCCGGCACAGCGGGGCAGCGATCGCGCCCTCTTCCCCGAACGCTCGCTCGACGCCCGCGGCGTGGCCGCGCAGGCCAACGAGGAAGCCGAGGGTCTCGCCCGGCCGCTCACCCCCGAGTTCGTCGGCGAGCTCCGCAACCTCCTGACCACGCTCGCCAAGGGCCATGCGGTCCAGCGCACCCCGCACCGGATCGCGGTCAGCGGCGCCCAGGCGGAAGCCGACGCGCCGTTCATCACCGCGAGCCTCGCCATCACCTGCGCCGGCAGCGGCTATCGCGTGCTGCTGGTCGACGCCGGGCTCGACCGCCCGCGGCTTCACGACAGTTTCGCGCTGTCGCCCAGCCCCGGCGTTACCGAGCTGTTATCGAGCCTCGAGCCGCCGCACCTGTTCGTCCAGCCGACCTCGGTTCCCAACCTGTCGCTGATCGGCGCCGGTGCGCCCGTCGCCAACTATTCGAGCCTGCTCTCGCGCGAGCGGCTGTTCCACCGGATCGAACCGCTGGCCAACCGCTTCGAATATATCATCGTCGCCTGCGGCAGCCTGCCGCCCTCGCTGGTCGGCCGCGTTGCCGGCGGCGCGGACAGCGTCATCCTCGCGGTGAAGGAGAATGTCTCCTCGCTGCGCGACCTGTCGAGCGTGGTCGAGGTGCTCGACCGCGAGGGGATCGCAAACCCCGCGGTGCTGATGGTCAGCTGA
- a CDS encoding ATP-binding protein: MTQFAAERFNNAGDPDSNVETPPLAAAPVAEDILPMARPAEPGTALASLARMGESRLDRIYTAFDVSQPVGEPGDLRGREDEVEALLSGVLYRRNHGIVSGPRGSGKTSLVRVFGMYADQQGIVVLYSACDDGTTFGQLMRSYLEQIPFSSVDADAVKAFEQRVLEFDTDSTPHQAVTIMSMVRYSQVIVVLDEFDRISDPDLHWKLSSLFKLISDARLPVRFVLVGGRSVFADVVQGHPSLIRHVTRVSTSPLTAESIDALLDQCSSRCGMSFDQDARTMLERVSCGSPYHARLFGMHSAICADQQGDTVITEVHVISGLRQAFVEWASFNEEDAAIFRALAAGRSGNPGPYVKVARRLAFGGEADHVDGRDHTLPTIEPGLVEGFGKALVIDGESVSFRDSTAPEFFIALVELVHRDTLKERPARKDRQNV; this comes from the coding sequence GTGACCCAGTTCGCAGCCGAACGTTTCAACAATGCCGGTGATCCGGACAGCAACGTGGAGACTCCACCCTTGGCCGCCGCTCCTGTCGCAGAAGACATCCTGCCGATGGCGCGACCCGCAGAGCCGGGCACCGCGCTGGCGTCGCTCGCACGGATGGGCGAAAGCCGTCTCGACCGCATCTACACCGCGTTCGACGTCTCGCAGCCGGTCGGCGAGCCGGGCGACCTGCGCGGCCGCGAGGACGAGGTCGAAGCCCTGCTCAGCGGCGTTCTCTACCGCCGCAACCACGGCATCGTCTCGGGCCCGCGCGGCTCGGGCAAGACCTCACTGGTCCGGGTGTTCGGCATGTACGCCGACCAGCAGGGCATCGTCGTCCTCTACTCGGCATGCGACGACGGGACGACTTTCGGCCAGCTGATGCGCTCCTACCTCGAGCAGATCCCCTTCTCGTCGGTCGACGCCGACGCGGTGAAGGCGTTCGAGCAGCGCGTGCTCGAGTTCGACACCGACAGCACGCCGCATCAGGCGGTGACGATCATGTCGATGGTCCGCTACAGCCAGGTCATCGTCGTTCTCGACGAGTTCGACCGGATCAGCGACCCCGACCTCCACTGGAAGCTGAGTTCGCTGTTCAAGCTGATCTCCGACGCGCGCCTGCCGGTACGCTTCGTGCTCGTCGGCGGCCGCTCGGTGTTCGCCGACGTCGTTCAGGGCCACCCTTCGCTGATCCGCCACGTCACCCGCGTCTCGACCTCGCCGCTCACCGCGGAGTCGATCGACGCGCTGCTCGACCAGTGCTCGAGCCGGTGCGGGATGAGCTTCGACCAGGACGCCCGGACCATGCTCGAGCGCGTCTCGTGCGGCTCGCCCTATCACGCCCGCCTGTTCGGGATGCACAGCGCGATCTGTGCCGACCAGCAGGGCGACACGGTGATCACCGAGGTGCACGTCATCTCCGGCCTTCGCCAGGCGTTCGTCGAGTGGGCCTCGTTCAACGAGGAAGACGCCGCGATCTTCCGAGCGCTCGCTGCCGGTCGCTCCGGCAACCCCGGCCCGTACGTCAAGGTCGCCCGCCGACTGGCGTTCGGCGGCGAGGCGGACCATGTCGACGGCCGCGACCACACCCTCCCGACCATCGAGCCGGGCCTCGTCGAAGGGTTCGGCAAGGCACTGGTGATCGACGGCGAAAGCGTCTCCTTCCGCGATTCCACCGCCCCCGAATTCTTCATCGCGCTGGTCGAACTCGTCCACCGCGACACGCTCAAGGAGCGGCCCGCCCGCAAGGACCGTCAGAATGTATAG
- a CDS encoding WecB/TagA/CpsF family glycosyltransferase — protein MTQEPALTIVHVVRQFHPGVGGLENFVEQLATRQVVRGHRVRVVTLDRIFDSGENGPLPPRGMLRGVEIVRVPFRGSRRYPLAPGVLPHVRDADVIHVHAVDFLSDYLAATAPIHRRPMVLTTHGGFFHTRFAQKLKRAWFHTITRASLCQYGAVTACSAEDEQTFRGITDERLKLIPNAVDVDKFAGAAKRGSRTFIYFGRLAPNKELERVVDWFAGYAGDRAEARLLIAGKPMGVDPDALRERARAAGIGERVELHPSPSDEELRALIGCSGLYVCASSYEGFGLAAVEGASAGLFPLLSDIPPFADTIDRLGYGLLVDFADPTSWAASHSALDSAYARFTADHDAAAVEAAVAPFAWPDVVDQFDDVYDRVIGRTRRRIGAVTVDVTDRHSAAAQILSAAARRQPLLVGFCNAHTANLAQRDPALRDALDGALVLNDGFGVDIASRALFRQPFKENLNGTDFTPFLLGETDQPLRLFLVGSKPGIAEEAAAVLEKGFRNVRVVGVQHGFFRDQDSADLVRRIRASGANLVLLGMGQPRQEIWGKRHVAEIGVPVLCIGALLDFCSGRIPRAPMSVRKLRLEWAYRLAHEPRRLFGRYVVGNLTFLARAMRQKVAGSRI, from the coding sequence ATGACGCAGGAACCCGCGCTCACAATCGTTCACGTCGTTCGCCAGTTCCACCCGGGTGTCGGGGGACTGGAGAACTTCGTCGAGCAGCTCGCCACTCGGCAGGTCGTCCGCGGCCACCGGGTGCGCGTGGTCACGCTCGATCGCATCTTCGATTCGGGCGAGAATGGCCCGCTTCCGCCGCGCGGCATGCTGCGTGGGGTAGAGATCGTGCGTGTCCCCTTTCGCGGGTCGCGCCGCTATCCGCTCGCACCGGGCGTGCTCCCGCATGTCCGCGACGCCGACGTGATCCATGTCCATGCGGTGGACTTCCTTTCCGACTATCTCGCCGCCACGGCGCCGATCCATCGCCGACCGATGGTGCTTACCACCCATGGCGGCTTCTTCCACACCCGCTTCGCGCAGAAGCTCAAGCGCGCCTGGTTCCACACCATCACCCGCGCTTCGCTGTGCCAATATGGCGCGGTGACCGCGTGCAGCGCCGAGGATGAACAAACGTTCAGGGGCATCACCGACGAGCGCCTGAAGCTGATCCCCAATGCGGTCGACGTCGACAAGTTCGCCGGCGCGGCGAAGCGCGGCAGCCGCACCTTCATCTATTTCGGCCGGCTCGCTCCCAACAAGGAGCTGGAACGGGTGGTCGACTGGTTCGCCGGCTATGCCGGCGACCGCGCCGAGGCGCGCCTGCTGATCGCCGGCAAGCCCATGGGGGTCGACCCTGACGCGCTGCGCGAGCGGGCCCGTGCCGCCGGGATCGGCGAGCGGGTCGAGCTTCACCCCAGCCCGAGCGACGAGGAGCTTCGCGCGCTGATCGGCTGCAGCGGCCTCTATGTCTGCGCCTCCTCCTACGAGGGGTTCGGGCTGGCCGCGGTCGAGGGCGCCAGCGCGGGCCTGTTCCCGCTGCTCAGCGACATTCCGCCCTTCGCCGACACCATCGACCGGCTCGGCTACGGCCTGCTGGTCGACTTCGCCGACCCGACGAGCTGGGCGGCCAGCCATTCGGCGCTCGATTCCGCCTATGCGCGCTTCACCGCCGACCATGACGCCGCGGCGGTCGAGGCGGCGGTGGCGCCCTTCGCCTGGCCCGACGTGGTCGACCAGTTCGACGACGTCTATGACCGGGTGATCGGGCGGACCCGGCGCCGCATCGGCGCGGTGACGGTCGACGTCACCGACCGCCACTCGGCGGCGGCGCAGATCCTCTCCGCCGCGGCGCGCCGCCAGCCGCTGCTGGTCGGCTTCTGCAACGCGCACACCGCCAACCTCGCGCAGCGCGACCCCGCCCTCCGCGATGCGCTCGACGGCGCGCTGGTGCTCAACGACGGCTTTGGCGTCGACATCGCCAGCCGAGCGCTGTTCCGCCAGCCGTTCAAGGAGAACCTGAACGGCACCGACTTCACCCCCTTTCTGCTCGGCGAGACCGACCAGCCGCTCCGGCTGTTCCTGGTCGGCAGCAAGCCGGGGATTGCCGAGGAGGCCGCCGCGGTGCTCGAGAAGGGCTTCCGCAACGTCCGCGTGGTCGGTGTCCAGCACGGCTTCTTCCGCGACCAGGACAGCGCCGACTTGGTTCGCCGGATCCGCGCCTCGGGCGCCAACCTCGTTCTTCTCGGGATGGGCCAGCCGCGCCAGGAGATCTGGGGCAAGCGCCATGTCGCCGAGATCGGGGTCCCGGTCCTGTGCATCGGCGCGCTGCTGGACTTTTGCTCGGGACGGATTCCGCGCGCGCCGATGTCGGTCCGCAAGCTTCGCCTCGAATGGGCCTATCGCCTCGCGCACGAGCCGCGCCGGCTGTTCGGCCGCTACGTGGTCGGCAACCTCACCTTCCTGGCTCGGGCGATGCGCCAGAAGGTCGCGGGGAGCCGCATATGA